A genomic region of Palaemon carinicauda isolate YSFRI2023 chromosome 22, ASM3689809v2, whole genome shotgun sequence contains the following coding sequences:
- the LOC137616579 gene encoding zinc finger protein 677-like isoform X1: MSSCDRERMRNSESLEFPIQSKMEHSFSHSAMKLENNDFVLSVRPFDDGFPFLDPDMEFKAEPEFKAEPEFKAEPEFKAEPEFKAESEFKLEPEIVIKAEPGIFESSKGDMKYSFDSDASEKEESVRTDVKEECAIQLGSSRKEDKGNQSGSMKECLQNEEEIENNGCEKSFCQESDSKTHTGVGTRRSFKCSECSKVFFHKRDLIVHLRSHTGEKPFKCNVCNRAFSVKSLLTNHYRIHTGEKPFKCDVCDKAFLQRNNLNNHYRIHTGERPFKCSICDRAFSQRSNLKNHYKNHTGEKPFKCIVCDKAFSERGKFTRHYRIHSGEKPFKCNVCDKAYFVRSHLTRHYKTHTGEKPFKCSVCDKAFPLKSNLVQHYRTHTGEKPFQCSVCFKAFSDKGNLSTHYRIHTGEKPFKCSVCDKAFSCKGNLTTHHKIHTVPKHK; the protein is encoded by the coding sequence ATGTCATCCTGTGATAGGGAGAGGATGAGGAACTCAGAATCATTAGAATTTCCAATACAAAGCAAAATGGAACATTCCTTTTCACACTCTGCAATGAAGCTGGAAAATAATGACTTTGTTTTAAGTGTCAGGCCCTTTGATGATGGCTTTCCTTTCTTGGATCCagacatggaattcaaagcagagccagaattcaaagcagagccagaattcaaagcagagccagaattcaaagcagagccagaattcaAAGCAGAGTCAGAATTCAAATTAGAGCCAGAAATAGTAATCAAAGCAGAGCCAGGAATATTTGAGTCAAGCAAAGGTGACATGAAATATTCTTTTGACTCTGATGCATCAGAGAAGGAGGAGAGTGTAAGGACAGACGTGAAAGAGGAATGTGCCATTCAGTTGGGATCCAgtaggaaagaggacaaaggaaaccAAAGTGGAAGCATGAAAGAATGTTTACAAAATGAGGAGGAGATCGAAAACAATGGTTGTGAAAAATCTTTCTGTCAGGAAAGTGATTCCAAAACTCACACTGGTGTTGGTACGAGGAGGTCGTTCAAGTGTAGTGAATGTAGCAAAGTGTTTTTTCACAAAAGGGATCTCATAGTACATTTAAGAagtcacactggggagaagccatttaagtgcaacgTCTGTAACAGAGCATTTTCTGTGAAAAGTCTTCTTACTAATCATTATAGAATTCACACCGGAGAGAAGCCCTTCAAGTgtgatgtctgtgacaaagcatttcttCAGAGAAATAATCTCAATAAtcattatagaattcacactggagAGAGGCCGTTCAAGTGCAGTATCTGTGACAGAGCATTTTCTCAGAGAAGTAATCTCAAAAACCATTATAAAAATCACAcgggggagaagccatttaagtgcattgtctgtgacaaagcattttctgagAGAGGTAAATTCACAAGACATTATAGAATTCActctggggagaagccattcaagtgcaatgTCTGTGATAAAGCATATTTTGTGAGAAGTCATCTTACAAGACATTATAAAactcatactggggagaagccatttaagtgtagtgtctgtgacaaagcatttcctCTCAAAAGTAATCTCGTACAACATTATAgaactcacactggggagaagccatttcaGTGCAGTGTCTGTTTTAAAGCGTTTTCTGATAAAGGTAATCTCTCAACacattatagaattcacactggtGAGAAGCCATTCaaatgcagtgtctgtgacaaagcattttcttgtAAAGGTAATCTCACTACACATCATAAAATTCATACTGTACCCAAGCATaaatga